The following proteins are co-located in the Ascidiaceihabitans donghaensis genome:
- a CDS encoding YifB family Mg chelatase-like AAA ATPase, with amino-acid sequence MVSRAYTVAFQGVEARQVEVQCAVTPGMPAFSIVGLPDKAVSEARDRVRTALGAMSIALPSKRITINLSPADLPKEGSHFDLPIAMALLAALEIIPHDITESFVALGELSLDGTLVPVVGALPAAMAAAEQNRGLLCPKASGPEAAWVGNTQVIAAASLGDVTRHFTGQAPISPAQPGEVTQAGSLRDLRDVKGQERAKRALEIAAAGRHHIMFVGTPGSGKSMLAARLPGILPPLSPVEALETSMIHSLSGLLDAGGISKARPFREPHHTASMAAIIGGGRGAKPGEVSLAHNGVLFMDEFPEFPRTVLETLRQPIETGEVMIARANAHVKYPCKFMLVAAANPCKCGYLTDPDRACAKVPMCGQDYLGRISGPLMDRFDMRVDVPPVAFTDLDLPSSGDSSKDVRDRVATARAVQQDRFKDTPDMRSNADAAGEALSDIATLDTEGRDLLTKAAERFKLSARGYHRVLRVARTIADLDGSETVRANHLAEAVSFRLASAAEA; translated from the coding sequence ATGGTCTCTCGCGCCTACACTGTGGCATTCCAAGGGGTCGAAGCCCGCCAAGTCGAAGTGCAATGCGCTGTGACACCCGGCATGCCTGCTTTTTCGATCGTGGGCTTGCCTGACAAGGCTGTATCCGAAGCCCGTGACAGGGTCCGCACCGCCCTTGGGGCAATGTCCATCGCGTTGCCTTCCAAACGGATCACCATAAATCTGTCGCCTGCCGATCTGCCCAAAGAAGGATCGCATTTTGATCTGCCAATTGCGATGGCGCTGCTGGCGGCCTTGGAGATCATTCCGCATGACATCACCGAAAGCTTTGTTGCCTTGGGCGAGTTGTCGTTGGATGGCACTCTTGTGCCTGTGGTCGGCGCATTGCCTGCTGCCATGGCCGCAGCCGAACAAAACCGTGGTCTGCTTTGCCCCAAAGCCTCCGGTCCCGAAGCCGCATGGGTGGGCAACACGCAAGTCATCGCCGCCGCGTCCCTGGGCGATGTCACACGACATTTCACCGGACAGGCCCCCATCAGCCCCGCGCAACCGGGCGAAGTAACACAAGCCGGTTCTTTGCGTGATCTGCGCGACGTGAAAGGGCAAGAACGCGCCAAACGGGCATTGGAAATTGCCGCCGCCGGACGGCACCACATCATGTTTGTCGGCACACCCGGGTCTGGCAAATCGATGCTCGCTGCGCGATTGCCCGGCATATTGCCACCTCTTTCACCGGTGGAGGCGTTGGAAACATCCATGATTCATTCGCTGTCCGGCTTGCTGGACGCAGGGGGTATCTCAAAAGCACGACCCTTCCGCGAACCTCACCATACGGCCTCTATGGCGGCCATCATAGGCGGCGGGCGCGGGGCGAAACCCGGCGAGGTGTCTTTGGCGCACAATGGTGTGTTGTTCATGGACGAGTTTCCCGAATTCCCCCGAACCGTGCTGGAAACACTACGACAACCGATTGAAACAGGCGAAGTGATGATCGCGCGGGCCAATGCCCATGTGAAATATCCTTGTAAGTTCATGTTGGTGGCTGCGGCCAATCCGTGCAAATGTGGCTACCTGACAGATCCCGACAGGGCATGCGCCAAGGTGCCTATGTGTGGTCAGGATTATCTGGGGCGCATTTCGGGACCGCTGATGGACCGGTTTGACATGCGGGTCGACGTGCCGCCCGTGGCCTTCACCGATCTGGATTTACCCAGCAGCGGTGACAGCTCCAAAGACGTCCGCGATCGGGTGGCCACGGCACGTGCGGTGCAACAGGACAGGTTTAAAGATACGCCCGACATGCGCTCGAATGCCGATGCCGCAGGCGAGGCCTTGTCAGACATCGCAACACTCGACACAGAGGGCCGCGACCTGCTGACAAAAGCCGCCGAAAGGTTCAAGCTGTCGGCGCGCGGGTATCACAGGGTTTTGCGCGTCGCACGCACCATCGCCGACCTTGACGGGTCGGAAACCGTACGCGCCAACCACCTTGCCGAAGCCGTTAGCTTCCGCCTTGCAAGCGCAGCAGAGGCTTGA
- the gshB gene encoding glutathione synthase, translating to MKIAFQMDPIADVNIDADSSFRLAEEAQARGHTLFFYAPDQLAYQEGRMTAHGHDFTVQRVQGDHAHLGPLREVDLTDFDVVWLRQDPPFDMHYITTTHLLDRLAPDVLVVNDPFWVRNYPEKLLVLDFPDLTPPTTIARDLDTIKAFKAKHGDVILKPLYGNGGAGVFRLTPDDRNLSSLHELFTGFSREPLIVQKFLPDVSNGDKRVILVDGEPVGAINRVPAAGETRSNMHVGGRPEKIGLTDRDLEICARIGSLLKEKGQVFVGIDVIGDYLTEINVTSPTGIQELERFDGVNIAAKIWEAIEAKRP from the coding sequence ATGAAAATCGCTTTCCAGATGGATCCAATTGCCGACGTCAATATTGACGCCGACAGCAGCTTTCGCTTGGCCGAAGAGGCGCAAGCCCGTGGTCACACGTTGTTCTTTTATGCGCCTGATCAGCTGGCCTATCAAGAAGGGCGCATGACAGCGCACGGTCATGATTTTACAGTCCAACGTGTGCAGGGTGACCATGCCCATCTTGGTCCGCTGCGCGAAGTGGATTTGACCGATTTTGACGTCGTCTGGCTGCGCCAAGACCCGCCATTCGATATGCATTACATCACGACAACGCATCTTCTGGATCGTTTGGCCCCTGATGTTCTGGTTGTGAATGACCCTTTCTGGGTGCGCAACTATCCCGAAAAGCTTCTTGTTCTGGATTTCCCCGACCTGACACCGCCCACCACCATTGCGCGGGATCTGGACACCATCAAGGCGTTTAAAGCCAAGCACGGCGATGTCATCCTGAAACCGCTTTATGGCAATGGCGGCGCGGGTGTATTTCGCCTGACGCCAGACGATCGCAATCTGAGTTCCCTGCATGAGCTATTTACTGGGTTCAGCCGCGAGCCTTTGATTGTGCAGAAATTTTTGCCCGATGTGTCCAATGGCGACAAACGTGTAATCTTGGTAGACGGTGAACCGGTCGGTGCCATCAACCGCGTGCCAGCTGCCGGTGAAACAAGGTCGAATATGCACGTCGGTGGCCGGCCTGAAAAAATTGGCCTGACAGACCGTGATCTGGAAATTTGTGCCCGCATTGGCTCGCTTTTGAAGGAAAAGGGTCAGGTGTTTGTCGGTATCGACGTCATCGGAGATTACCTGACAGAGATCAACGTGACCTCGCCCACCGGTATTCAGGAGCTGGAGCGTTTCGATGGTGTAAACATCGCCGCCAAGATTTGGGAGGCCATCGAGGCCAAGCGACCATGA
- a CDS encoding alpha/beta hydrolase — translation MSWQKSLLNPWLRWTERPHMARVQDPEKLRRSFENKARLFFHGPRGTTKDWMDCGGVKSLHLSGPWVNDGSVLLYFHGGGYVFGSPHTHAAMLAQLAARVGVEAVLPQYPLSPEHPFPAALNAAHAAYSGLLEQGYRTDQIVMGGDSAGGNLVLALLAQLVQEGADLPAGVFAFSPLTDLAYSGASFSVNAARDVVLPAERALDMMQMFLNAQDPSDPLISPVHADFTGACPVWMCVGDTEILLDDTRRIVSAMQRQGVDVQMHIERDLPHVWPLFHNILPEGRATLDQLAGWIKPLLRLQGGS, via the coding sequence ATGAGTTGGCAAAAGTCACTTTTGAACCCGTGGCTGCGCTGGACCGAACGTCCCCATATGGCGCGGGTTCAGGACCCAGAAAAACTGCGTCGATCCTTTGAAAACAAAGCGCGATTGTTTTTTCATGGACCGCGTGGAACCACTAAAGACTGGATGGATTGTGGGGGCGTAAAATCGCTGCACCTGTCTGGCCCATGGGTCAATGATGGCAGTGTGTTGTTGTATTTTCACGGCGGAGGCTATGTGTTTGGCAGCCCGCACACACATGCCGCGATGCTGGCACAACTGGCTGCGCGTGTGGGTGTTGAAGCCGTCTTGCCGCAGTATCCGTTGTCTCCGGAACATCCCTTTCCCGCTGCGTTGAATGCGGCGCATGCAGCCTATTCGGGTCTTTTGGAACAGGGCTATCGGACCGATCAGATTGTCATGGGCGGGGACAGTGCTGGCGGCAATCTGGTGTTGGCTTTGCTTGCGCAGCTTGTGCAAGAGGGTGCCGATCTGCCAGCCGGTGTGTTTGCTTTTTCGCCGCTGACCGATTTGGCGTATTCCGGGGCCAGTTTTTCTGTCAACGCAGCCCGCGACGTGGTTCTGCCGGCAGAGCGGGCGTTGGATATGATGCAGATGTTTTTGAACGCTCAAGATCCGTCTGATCCTTTGATCAGCCCTGTTCATGCCGATTTCACGGGTGCATGCCCTGTTTGGATGTGTGTTGGAGATACCGAAATTTTACTGGACGACACACGACGGATTGTGTCCGCCATGCAGCGCCAGGGTGTTGATGTTCAGATGCACATTGAACGTGATTTGCCCCATGTTTGGCCGCTGTTTCACAACATCTTGCCTGAAGGGCGGGCGACGCTGGATCAGTTGGCGGGGTGGATCAAGCCTCTGCTGCGCTTGCAAGGCGGAAGCTAA